Proteins encoded together in one Verrucomicrobiota bacterium window:
- the thpR gene encoding RNA 2',3'-cyclic phosphodiesterase — translation MGETKRTFVAVEPTAAVRARFDEAQRLLRRAGADVRWVKSSHAHLTLKFLGESTSRQIGEISAALDKIAAGTEPFEVAFGGLGVFPDQRRPRVLWVGITSGVEQLKPLAAAIDARAVQAGFESERRTFSPHITLGRFRSPQGWPELSKLLAANASFDAGRMRAAEVSLIHSILSPQGPTYSALHVARFSAKG, via the coding sequence ATGGGCGAAACCAAGCGGACATTCGTGGCTGTAGAGCCGACTGCTGCCGTGCGCGCGCGCTTTGACGAGGCCCAGCGCCTGCTCCGCCGCGCGGGCGCCGACGTGCGCTGGGTCAAGTCAAGTCATGCGCATCTGACGCTGAAGTTCCTCGGCGAGTCCACCTCGCGGCAGATCGGCGAGATAAGCGCCGCCCTCGACAAGATCGCTGCCGGTACCGAGCCATTCGAGGTGGCCTTCGGCGGCCTCGGTGTCTTTCCAGACCAACGGCGCCCCCGAGTGCTCTGGGTCGGCATCACAAGCGGCGTTGAGCAGCTCAAGCCGCTTGCCGCCGCCATTGATGCGCGGGCAGTGCAGGCCGGCTTCGAAAGCGAGCGGCGCACCTTCTCGCCGCACATCACCCTCGGCCGCTTTCGCTCGCCCCAGGGCTGGCCCGAGCTGAGCAAGCTCCTGGCCGCGAATGCGTCGTTCGACGCTGGCCGGATGCGAGCTGCGGAGGTCAGCCTCATCCACAGCATCCTGTCGCCACAGGGTCCGACCTACTCTGCACTGCACGTGGCCCGGTTCAGTGCTAAGGGCTAG
- the recA gene encoding recombinase RecA: MGTKTVQEGAPDPVTVEERTLDADPAKLKAVNLTVGQIEKQFGEGAIMRLGDEAARQRIPAIPTGALGLDVALGIGGVPRGRVVEIFGPESSGKSTLALSIMANAQRLGGLGAYIDAEHAVDPSYAKKIGVNLDDLLISQPDCGEDALNIAEMLVRSNAIDVIVVDSVAALVPRAEIEGEIGDQHVGLQARLMSQALRKLTSAVARSRTCVIFINQMRMKIGVMFGNPETTPGGKALKFYSSVRIDLRRTETIKSSTGDPIGNRVKARIVKNKVAPPFRLAEFDIMYDEGISAAGNILDLAVQYNIVEKRGAWFNYGEERLGQGREAVRTEIKNNAKLAAELAAKVKEKLLIP, from the coding sequence ATGGGGACGAAGACTGTGCAAGAGGGAGCACCGGACCCTGTGACGGTCGAGGAACGTACGCTGGACGCCGATCCGGCCAAACTCAAAGCCGTCAACCTGACCGTCGGTCAGATCGAGAAGCAGTTCGGTGAGGGCGCCATCATGCGGTTGGGTGACGAAGCGGCCCGACAGCGCATTCCGGCCATCCCGACCGGCGCGCTCGGGCTCGACGTGGCGCTCGGCATCGGTGGCGTGCCGCGCGGGCGCGTAGTCGAGATCTTCGGCCCCGAGTCGTCGGGCAAGTCGACGCTGGCGCTGAGCATCATGGCCAACGCGCAGCGACTCGGCGGCCTGGGCGCCTACATCGACGCCGAGCACGCGGTGGACCCCTCGTATGCAAAGAAGATCGGTGTCAACCTCGACGACCTCCTCATCTCGCAACCCGACTGCGGCGAAGACGCGCTCAACATCGCCGAGATGCTCGTGCGCTCCAACGCCATCGACGTCATTGTCGTCGACTCGGTGGCCGCGCTCGTGCCGCGTGCCGAGATCGAGGGCGAGATCGGCGACCAGCACGTCGGCTTGCAGGCACGGCTCATGTCGCAGGCGCTGCGTAAGCTCACGTCCGCCGTGGCGCGCTCGCGCACCTGCGTGATCTTCATCAACCAGATGCGGATGAAGATCGGCGTCATGTTCGGCAACCCCGAGACGACGCCGGGCGGCAAGGCGCTCAAGTTCTACTCGTCGGTGCGCATTGACCTGCGGCGCACCGAGACAATCAAGTCGAGCACGGGCGACCCGATTGGAAACCGCGTCAAGGCGCGCATCGTCAAAAACAAGGTGGCGCCGCCGTTCCGGCTCGCCGAGTTCGACATCATGTACGACGAGGGGATTTCGGCCGCCGGCAACATCCTCGACCTAGCCGTGCAGTACAACATCGTCGAGAAGCGCGGCGCCTGGTTCAACTACGGCGAGGAACGCCTCGGCCAGGGCCGCGAGGCCGTCCGGACGGAGATCAAGAACAACGCCAAGCTGGCTGCCGAGCTTGCGGCCAAGGTCAAAGAGAAACTCCTCATTCCATAG
- a CDS encoding trypsin-like peptidase domain-containing protein, producing the protein MSNAVSTRVAAAVVMVTLAWCATPAPAQQNNVNPYVYAINLQEAFKDIFVRAEPAVVTVFPESADLPLEQKIKWGVERMPQGNGSGFIIKDNGYLITNNHVVRAGQKYSVLLSDGSKYEARVIGKDEVLDIALMKIVPPEEEKGRKFPTVRLGDSDQVRPGMWAIALGNPIGMVFDDAEPVMSIGVVSGINRTFVQQAVDEEDGLRTYGGLIQMDTTINPGNSGGPLFNIKGEVIGINTLGAAIPGGGAGSIGINFAIPINTVVRKLRMLGQGDGVRQPMKYGSAEITVETLSAVYAKVLDLEGKRGLMIRWVDSKGAGAAAGLKEKDVILKINGRSLVNDAQYMTLVCHLPIDTPAEFEIWRIVDKVPTAMTINVILTGKTVKEMEAMARRARGSH; encoded by the coding sequence ATGAGCAACGCCGTGAGCACTCGAGTGGCGGCCGCCGTCGTCATGGTCACGCTCGCTTGGTGCGCGACACCGGCCCCGGCCCAACAGAACAACGTCAATCCGTACGTGTACGCCATCAACCTGCAGGAGGCGTTCAAGGATATCTTCGTCCGGGCCGAGCCAGCCGTGGTCACCGTCTTCCCTGAGTCGGCCGACCTGCCGCTCGAGCAGAAGATCAAATGGGGCGTCGAGCGTATGCCGCAGGGCAACGGTTCGGGGTTCATCATCAAGGACAACGGCTACTTGATCACCAATAACCACGTCGTGCGCGCCGGCCAGAAGTATTCGGTGCTGCTCAGCGACGGCTCGAAGTACGAGGCGCGCGTGATCGGCAAGGACGAGGTGCTCGACATCGCGCTGATGAAGATCGTCCCGCCCGAAGAGGAGAAGGGCCGCAAGTTCCCTACCGTGCGCCTCGGCGACTCGGACCAAGTGCGGCCCGGCATGTGGGCCATCGCGCTGGGCAACCCGATCGGCATGGTCTTCGACGACGCCGAGCCCGTGATGAGCATCGGCGTGGTCTCGGGCATCAACCGCACGTTCGTCCAGCAGGCCGTCGACGAGGAGGACGGCCTGCGCACCTACGGCGGGCTGATCCAGATGGACACGACGATCAACCCCGGCAACTCGGGCGGGCCACTATTCAACATCAAGGGCGAGGTCATCGGCATCAACACCCTCGGGGCCGCCATCCCTGGCGGAGGTGCCGGCAGCATCGGCATCAACTTCGCGATCCCCATCAACACGGTCGTACGCAAGCTCCGAATGCTCGGCCAGGGTGACGGCGTCAGGCAGCCAATGAAGTACGGCTCGGCCGAGATCACCGTCGAGACCCTCAGCGCGGTCTACGCCAAGGTCCTTGATCTTGAGGGCAAGCGCGGCCTCATGATCAGGTGGGTTGATTCCAAGGGCGCCGGCGCCGCTGCCGGGCTCAAGGAGAAAGACGTCATCCTCAAGATCAACGGCAGATCGCTCGTTAATGACGCGCAGTACATGACCCTGGTGTGCCACCTGCCCATCGACACGCCGGCCGAATTCGAGATTTGGCGCATCGTTGACAAGGTCCCGACGGCGATGACCATCAACGTCATTCTGACAGGCAAGACGGTCAAGGAAATGGAGGCGATGGCCCGCCGCGCACGCGGCAGCCACTGA
- a CDS encoding regulatory protein RecX: MDLENNVSGKDPADRNPAGSKPLDEQAAYLAALRLIAHRDRTLHEMRTRLAEKGFPPAAVDGAVQRLRRLGYLDDLTYAKRVIADVLTTRPASPRSIADRLRLKGVHPDVVREALAHAYPGELTEDMAYRAAVRRVARLRREDPIARRRKLAGFLTRRGFDYADVQKALRRVLGEIEEEEADADR; encoded by the coding sequence GTGGACTTGGAAAACAACGTCTCCGGCAAGGATCCGGCGGATCGGAATCCGGCGGGCAGCAAGCCCCTCGACGAGCAGGCCGCTTACCTGGCAGCGCTTAGGCTGATCGCGCATCGCGACCGCACGCTGCACGAGATGCGCACCCGCCTAGCCGAGAAGGGCTTCCCACCGGCCGCCGTCGACGGCGCGGTCCAGCGGCTGCGCCGCCTCGGCTACCTCGATGATCTCACGTACGCCAAGCGCGTTATCGCCGACGTGCTCACCACCCGGCCCGCCAGCCCGCGCTCCATCGCCGACCGGCTGCGCCTCAAGGGCGTCCATCCCGACGTGGTACGCGAGGCGCTCGCGCACGCGTATCCCGGCGAGCTTACCGAGGACATGGCGTATCGTGCCGCGGTCAGGCGCGTCGCGCGGCTGCGCCGCGAGGATCCTATCGCCCGGCGCCGCAAGCTTGCCGGCTTCCTCACGCGCCGCGGCTTCGACTACGCCGACGTCCAGAAAGCGCTGCGCCGCGTGCTCGGCGAGATCGAGGAGGAAGAGGCGGACGCGGACAGGTAA
- a CDS encoding pyridoxamine 5'-phosphate oxidase family protein: MTLQHCIRFANDNQVCTLATADADQPHVRAFALRFADETGFYFHTGETKAVCRQLRANPKVEVCFHSPSPTPGRSTMMRVEGVVEFLDDVELKRRLFDERPFLKEIGTGRPEDPLVQLLRIASVIARFWTMADDLREAQVKPVVF; encoded by the coding sequence ATGACGCTGCAGCACTGTATCCGGTTTGCCAACGACAACCAAGTGTGCACCCTGGCCACGGCGGATGCCGACCAACCGCACGTGCGCGCCTTCGCGCTGCGGTTCGCCGATGAGACCGGGTTCTATTTCCACACCGGCGAAACGAAAGCCGTCTGCCGCCAACTCCGGGCCAACCCCAAGGTCGAGGTCTGCTTCCACTCGCCCTCGCCCACGCCGGGCCGCAGCACCATGATGCGCGTCGAGGGCGTTGTCGAGTTCCTCGACGACGTCGAGCTCAAGCGCCGACTCTTCGACGAGCGCCCCTTCCTCAAGGAAATCGGCACGGGCCGGCCCGAGGATCCGCTCGTGCAGCTTCTCCGCATCGCTTCGGTGATCGCCCGTTTCTGGACCATGGCCGACGACCTGCGCGAGGCTCAGGTCAAGCCGGTTGTGTTCTGA
- a CDS encoding DUF4960 domain-containing protein has product MMKWSCCAILVTFLVAPCAGPVAAQPMQPRVAFLSDTENVGGLLDEEQEAHKFSAARLRLDTTVVTFDQLAKGEAVLDGYSMVWWHYARGLTLPPSALQPAALKAVRDYVDHGGNLLLSLQACQYIAALQIDVPPDQLAWQEKAAVQAVALRSKESNPVFGMLSERFMICPAGVLEPATFARWTKTQPKRGRLLAHAVIDGKDMPLLRSVYEWLPGKGRVVAIGEYGFRFLGPGGRQNVLNAQFAAGVFQAMCQPADYYLILRPKGRQIATPNLGYQSRITRGSMLFVEQGTPVEVEFIARPREQMRLALQVQFGRVDGNKWNRKDMVLLKEDVDFKPGKETRETGRFNTSVKPGEYYVVAWLGEDETPVYIQQLYVVDKGNPNSAAADRGYVYALEDAQWLVEVEKTSAALKGLTHKAYPGLNFAACEFNSPVADSTNPLLLGSFTVAWRAARGGNWIEESTFHSTDVRATALEGDKIVMRYDQPSQAAGGFKALRCVSTLSLNKALNCIEWQIDLRNAGQGAIELGSVRLPLAFNTSYAHMISTAEEIFDQRLVMRADVCGASTNVVLQPRSGDAPYLVLIPVPGTAFECLAHDQKANKPMGADWEGLPSLYIHSKALQETESWGQWVLGHSSTTLGPGDSRRYGVRLFLVRNAAEVDAVLYTQGRLLTHVSPGYVVPTDMPATLRLRCALGVGSVSADKGTTLEKLDDKGTVYSLKFTRTGHHIVRVTHGLGESTLLDFYAVPPLSELAAARSKYILANQRFTKADDARHGAFGMWDGDAKRIVDTTTEREASGGSGVTGIGPPLFVAAKNSVFPDAEEIAALEDYVQTCVLGRIQDTASGQVHAFLDKDGPGLTTNSYAYPPLFNLYYALYRIGRDYGLTHLPATDYLRFAFATAVGYLGTPMEPSTNRGLGNPGEATLMLITAALAREGLDEEAQELAKLIAAKVREVEARRAHAFGRFAKGRFWPADPGGLSGAYWIGRAGGSQPVLTRAVAALLATRGTGRHWMMYGCDLGWSNDLAKSPNDDQATLGHPGAWSGAALLDAAVLWRNPRCAELGYAALLAPWARVEGSGEPQGPYVWEPKLNRFDAYSGDVDMALAPTFFHLGAVVAVDASFGIVGYGCRVVSNQAAYSVAPADGLGKRVISVPHRLVIEVGADTIKKATVTMQADRLDVELASGWDKDHDGLFSVSGLQPGNWAVSLDGGPARSVTDGQLAAGIPIPFKGGKAATGITLAFRPAATQ; this is encoded by the coding sequence ATGATGAAGTGGTCGTGTTGCGCGATTCTTGTCACCTTTCTGGTTGCGCCGTGTGCGGGGCCGGTGGCTGCCCAGCCGATGCAGCCCCGGGTCGCCTTCCTGAGCGACACGGAGAACGTCGGCGGCCTGCTCGACGAGGAGCAGGAGGCGCACAAGTTCAGTGCAGCACGGCTGCGCCTCGACACGACCGTAGTAACCTTCGACCAGCTCGCCAAGGGCGAGGCTGTTCTGGACGGTTACAGCATGGTGTGGTGGCACTACGCGCGCGGACTCACGCTGCCGCCGTCGGCCCTGCAACCCGCGGCGCTCAAGGCGGTGCGCGACTACGTCGATCACGGCGGCAACTTGTTGCTGAGCCTCCAGGCGTGCCAGTACATCGCCGCACTGCAGATTGACGTCCCGCCCGACCAGCTCGCCTGGCAGGAGAAGGCCGCCGTGCAGGCCGTGGCGCTACGCTCGAAGGAGAGCAACCCGGTCTTCGGCATGCTCAGCGAGCGGTTCATGATCTGTCCGGCCGGCGTGCTCGAGCCGGCCACCTTCGCGCGTTGGACCAAGACGCAGCCCAAGCGCGGCCGGCTCCTGGCACACGCCGTCATCGACGGCAAGGACATGCCGCTTCTGCGCAGCGTCTACGAATGGCTGCCCGGCAAGGGTCGCGTCGTCGCCATTGGCGAGTACGGATTTCGCTTTCTCGGGCCGGGTGGGCGGCAGAACGTGCTCAACGCGCAGTTCGCCGCCGGCGTCTTCCAGGCCATGTGCCAGCCCGCCGACTACTACCTCATCCTGCGGCCCAAGGGCCGGCAGATTGCGACGCCCAACCTCGGCTACCAGAGCCGTATCACGAGGGGTTCGATGCTGTTCGTCGAGCAGGGCACGCCGGTTGAAGTCGAGTTCATTGCCCGGCCGCGCGAGCAAATGCGTCTGGCTCTCCAGGTCCAGTTCGGCCGAGTCGATGGCAACAAGTGGAACCGCAAGGACATGGTCCTGCTCAAGGAGGACGTAGACTTCAAGCCGGGCAAGGAGACGCGCGAGACCGGCCGCTTCAACACGAGCGTCAAGCCCGGCGAGTACTACGTGGTGGCCTGGCTTGGTGAGGATGAGACGCCGGTCTACATACAGCAGCTCTACGTGGTGGATAAGGGCAACCCGAACTCGGCCGCCGCCGACAGGGGTTACGTCTACGCGCTCGAAGATGCCCAGTGGCTCGTCGAGGTCGAGAAGACCTCGGCAGCGCTGAAGGGGCTGACTCACAAGGCGTATCCCGGCTTGAACTTCGCCGCCTGCGAGTTCAACTCGCCCGTGGCCGACTCGACCAATCCCTTGCTTCTCGGCAGCTTCACCGTTGCCTGGCGCGCGGCGCGGGGCGGGAACTGGATCGAGGAGAGTACGTTCCACTCGACCGACGTGCGCGCAACGGCGCTTGAGGGTGACAAGATCGTGATGCGCTACGACCAGCCGTCGCAGGCGGCGGGCGGGTTCAAGGCGCTGCGATGCGTCTCGACGCTGTCGCTGAACAAGGCGCTCAACTGCATCGAGTGGCAGATTGACCTGCGCAATGCGGGCCAGGGGGCTATCGAGCTCGGGAGCGTGCGTCTGCCGCTGGCGTTCAATACGTCCTATGCGCATATGATCTCGACGGCCGAGGAGATCTTCGACCAGCGGCTCGTCATGCGCGCCGATGTGTGCGGCGCCTCGACGAACGTCGTGCTCCAGCCGCGCTCGGGCGACGCGCCGTACTTGGTCCTCATTCCGGTGCCGGGCACGGCGTTCGAGTGCCTCGCTCACGACCAGAAGGCGAACAAGCCGATGGGCGCCGACTGGGAGGGGCTGCCGAGCCTGTATATCCACAGCAAGGCGCTCCAAGAGACCGAGAGCTGGGGCCAGTGGGTGCTTGGCCACAGCTCGACGACGCTCGGGCCGGGCGACTCGCGCCGATACGGGGTGCGCCTGTTCCTGGTGCGCAACGCGGCCGAAGTGGACGCGGTCCTCTACACCCAGGGCCGGCTGCTGACGCACGTGTCGCCGGGCTACGTCGTGCCGACGGACATGCCGGCCACGCTACGGCTGCGTTGCGCGCTCGGCGTGGGCTCCGTGAGCGCGGATAAGGGCACGACGCTCGAGAAGCTCGATGACAAGGGCACCGTCTACTCGCTCAAGTTCACGCGCACGGGGCACCACATCGTCCGCGTCACCCACGGCTTGGGCGAATCGACCCTGCTCGATTTCTACGCGGTGCCGCCGCTGTCCGAGCTTGCGGCGGCGCGGAGCAAGTACATCCTGGCCAACCAACGCTTCACCAAGGCCGACGACGCGCGCCATGGTGCGTTCGGCATGTGGGACGGTGACGCCAAGAGGATCGTCGACACGACAACAGAACGCGAGGCGTCGGGCGGTTCAGGGGTGACCGGCATCGGGCCGCCGCTGTTCGTGGCGGCCAAGAACAGCGTTTTCCCCGACGCCGAGGAAATCGCTGCGCTCGAAGACTACGTGCAGACGTGTGTCCTCGGTCGCATTCAGGACACGGCCAGCGGTCAGGTCCATGCTTTCCTCGACAAGGACGGCCCCGGCCTGACGACGAACTCGTACGCCTACCCGCCCCTGTTCAACCTCTACTACGCGCTCTACCGCATCGGGCGCGACTACGGTCTGACGCACCTGCCGGCGACCGACTACCTCCGCTTCGCCTTCGCCACGGCGGTCGGCTACCTCGGCACACCGATGGAGCCTTCGACCAACAGGGGGCTGGGCAATCCGGGCGAGGCGACGCTCATGCTCATCACGGCGGCACTTGCGCGCGAGGGCCTCGACGAGGAGGCGCAGGAGCTGGCCAAGCTGATCGCCGCGAAAGTCCGCGAGGTCGAAGCGCGGCGCGCCCACGCCTTTGGTCGCTTCGCCAAGGGCCGGTTCTGGCCCGCGGACCCGGGCGGGCTCAGCGGCGCCTACTGGATCGGCCGGGCGGGCGGCTCGCAGCCGGTGCTCACGCGCGCCGTCGCGGCGCTTCTGGCCACGCGCGGGACGGGCCGCCACTGGATGATGTACGGCTGCGACCTCGGCTGGTCCAACGACCTGGCCAAGTCCCCCAACGACGATCAGGCCACGCTCGGCCATCCCGGCGCCTGGAGCGGTGCGGCCCTGCTCGATGCCGCTGTGCTGTGGCGCAACCCCCGGTGCGCCGAGCTCGGCTACGCGGCGCTGCTAGCGCCGTGGGCGCGCGTCGAGGGGTCGGGCGAGCCCCAGGGCCCGTACGTCTGGGAGCCGAAACTCAACCGATTCGACGCCTACTCGGGCGACGTGGACATGGCGCTCGCGCCGACGTTCTTCCACCTCGGCGCGGTGGTTGCCGTGGACGCCAGCTTCGGCATCGTCGGCTACGGCTGCCGGGTTGTCTCAAACCAGGCCGCCTACTCGGTGGCGCCGGCCGATGGCTTGGGCAAGCGCGTTATCAGCGTGCCGCACCGGCTCGTCATCGAGGTCGGCGCCGACACGATCAAGAAGGCTACCGTGACCATGCAGGCCGACCGGCTCGATGTTGAGCTCGCGAGCGGTTGGGACAAGGACCATGACGGCTTGTTCTCCGTCTCGGGGCTCCAGCCGGGCAACTGGGCGGTCAGCCTCGACGGCGGCCCGGCGCGGTCCGTCACCGATGGGCAGCTTGCTGCCGGGATACCCATCCCCTTCAAAGGCGGCAAGGCCGCAACAGGAATCACGCTTGCCTTCCGGCCGGCGGCGACGCAGTAA
- a CDS encoding DUF2304 domain-containing protein — MIPEAVVASVNTFRAVSITISVLFMLAVIEFIRRNRLKERYAILWLGAGTALVVLSVWGTLLVEVTRLLGFDLPSNALSLVILFFLIVIVFHFSIAISMESERTKRLAQEVALLKERLRCEAPDIPPDAPSEP; from the coding sequence ATGATACCCGAGGCCGTTGTCGCGTCGGTCAACACATTCCGCGCGGTGTCAATTACCATCAGCGTGCTGTTCATGCTGGCGGTGATCGAGTTCATTCGCCGCAACCGGCTCAAGGAACGCTATGCCATCTTGTGGCTCGGGGCGGGCACGGCGTTGGTCGTGTTATCGGTGTGGGGCACGCTGCTTGTCGAGGTCACGCGCCTGCTCGGATTCGATCTGCCGTCGAACGCGCTGTCACTGGTGATCCTGTTTTTCCTGATCGTGATTGTCTTTCACTTCTCGATTGCCATCTCGATGGAGTCGGAGCGCACCAAACGGTTGGCCCAAGAGGTGGCTCTGCTCAAGGAGCGCTTGCGCTGCGAGGCGCCCGACATCCCGCCTGACGCGCCCTCGGAGCCGTGA
- a CDS encoding glycosyltransferase family 2 protein, with product MMPAYNEAASVAGVVAGVRAMLPGATALVISDGSRDATAVEAARAGAVVLDLPINLGIGGAEQTGYRYAAQRGFDAVVRVDADGQHPAGEIRKLLDRLEEGDVDLVVGSRFLESPEGAYRPGGLRRLGIRFYAALIGLITRRRVTDPTSGFRAANRNAIERFAERYPEDYPEPESLVYAHRLGLRVAEVPVAMMERQASVSTINVPVGAYYAVKVTLAILIDLLRSYRRRPS from the coding sequence ATGATGCCCGCCTACAACGAGGCCGCGAGCGTGGCCGGCGTGGTTGCCGGCGTGCGGGCGATGCTGCCTGGGGCGACCGCGCTTGTGATCAGCGACGGATCGAGAGATGCCACGGCGGTCGAGGCGGCGCGCGCGGGCGCCGTTGTGCTCGATCTGCCGATCAACCTCGGCATCGGCGGCGCCGAACAGACGGGGTACCGCTACGCAGCACAGCGCGGCTTCGATGCGGTGGTCCGGGTCGATGCTGACGGGCAGCACCCGGCCGGCGAGATTCGCAAGCTGCTCGACCGGCTTGAGGAGGGCGACGTTGACTTGGTGGTCGGCTCGCGGTTTCTCGAGTCGCCCGAGGGCGCGTACCGCCCGGGTGGACTGCGGCGGCTGGGCATCAGGTTCTATGCGGCGCTCATCGGACTGATCACGCGGCGGCGGGTGACCGATCCGACGTCCGGCTTTCGTGCCGCGAACCGGAACGCCATCGAACGCTTCGCGGAGCGATACCCCGAGGACTACCCCGAGCCGGAATCGCTCGTTTACGCGCACCGGCTTGGGCTCCGGGTGGCCGAGGTGCCTGTCGCGATGATGGAGCGTCAGGCGAGTGTCTCGACAATCAACGTGCCCGTCGGCGCCTACTACGCGGTCAAGGTGACGTTGGCCATACTGATCGACCTGCTGCGCAGTTACAGAAGGAGGCCGTCATGA
- a CDS encoding glycosyltransferase, producing MDHTPLVSVVINAYNVEAYLAECLDSVMAQTLQDFEIILVDDGSTDATGRIAETYAARDTRIRLLRNERNRGIPAAINRALAVSHGEFVAKLDADDAALPERFEKQVAYLHANPLVVAVGCWWERIDHEGRPLGTQRPWPSNRRLARQMRTRCVLTHTGTTFRGDLLRRLGYREFFLYAHDYDLFLRLIDHGEVAILPEVLVKQRLNFEGVTVQRFAEQSREAHYARLFARQRRRRGSDDYTRVAADPNVIRRGASSRGSRCFYYYRRGLLRVTLGDMRVARAEFAKSLRATPWDVRVAAWFALTLVPRPFVEVLRRVMWRLRWGRRPE from the coding sequence GTGGACCACACACCGCTTGTGAGCGTCGTGATCAACGCCTACAACGTCGAGGCGTACCTGGCTGAGTGTCTCGACAGCGTGATGGCCCAAACGCTCCAGGACTTCGAGATCATCCTCGTTGACGACGGCTCGACAGATGCCACCGGCCGGATCGCCGAGACCTATGCGGCGCGCGACACGCGCATCCGCCTGCTGCGTAACGAGCGGAACAGGGGCATCCCGGCCGCCATCAACCGGGCGCTGGCCGTCTCGCACGGGGAGTTTGTCGCCAAGCTCGACGCCGACGATGCCGCGCTGCCCGAACGATTTGAGAAACAGGTTGCCTACCTGCACGCCAATCCGCTCGTGGTCGCCGTCGGGTGCTGGTGGGAGCGTATCGACCACGAAGGCCGGCCGCTCGGCACTCAGCGGCCGTGGCCGTCGAACCGGCGGCTGGCGCGCCAGATGCGCACGCGCTGCGTGCTCACCCACACGGGGACAACCTTCCGCGGCGACCTCCTGCGCCGGCTTGGCTACCGCGAGTTCTTCCTGTACGCGCACGACTACGATCTATTCCTGCGCCTGATCGACCACGGCGAGGTTGCCATCCTGCCCGAGGTGCTCGTGAAACAGCGGCTCAACTTCGAGGGCGTCACGGTGCAACGCTTTGCCGAGCAGTCGCGTGAGGCACACTATGCGCGGCTGTTCGCCCGCCAGCGCCGACGGCGCGGCTCGGACGACTATACGCGCGTGGCGGCGGACCCGAACGTGATCAGGCGAGGCGCATCGAGCCGCGGGAGCCGTTGCTTCTACTACTACCGGCGCGGTCTGCTCCGCGTGACGCTCGGCGATATGCGCGTGGCACGGGCCGAGTTCGCCAAGTCGCTGCGCGCCACGCCGTGGGACGTGCGGGTCGCCGCGTGGTTTGCGCTCACGCTGGTGCCGCGGCCCTTCGTCGAGGTACTGCGGCGTGTGATGTGGCGGCTGCGGTGGGGCCGGCGGCCGGAGTGA
- a CDS encoding glycosyltransferase, producing the protein MRVSVVICTLNRSQALKACLRALESQTDVEPGDVEIVIVDNGSTDNTPTVANDFRRDSRFDVRWHVEDRLGLSNARNRGVAEARGEILVFLDDDAVAVPGWLSAHLRAFDETDADCVGGRITLDWEAPRPHWLHPALDPFFGLLDLGAERVVLAYPHAYPVGANVAYRRKVFERIGLFDPELGVRPGRVVGSEETDICYRVERAGGVILYEPRATVTHSVPAAKCDKRWFRRRAYHAGRTACLIELRHVGRTRLFCRNVQRLLSRVPGASATPPSGKPPSWDATLFLARFRLLFMLGYLAQFLRGR; encoded by the coding sequence GTGCGTGTATCCGTCGTCATCTGCACGCTGAACCGGAGCCAGGCGCTCAAGGCCTGCCTGCGCGCACTCGAGTCGCAGACGGACGTCGAGCCCGGCGACGTTGAGATCGTCATCGTTGACAACGGCTCGACCGACAACACGCCGACGGTCGCCAACGATTTCCGGCGCGACTCGCGCTTCGACGTACGCTGGCACGTCGAGGACCGGCTCGGACTCTCGAACGCACGCAACCGGGGCGTGGCCGAGGCACGGGGCGAGATTCTCGTCTTTCTCGATGACGATGCCGTAGCCGTACCCGGGTGGCTGAGCGCCCATCTGCGCGCGTTCGACGAGACAGACGCCGACTGCGTCGGCGGGCGGATCACGCTCGACTGGGAAGCGCCACGGCCGCATTGGCTGCACCCGGCGCTCGATCCGTTCTTCGGCTTGCTCGACCTCGGCGCCGAACGCGTCGTGCTCGCCTATCCGCACGCCTACCCGGTCGGCGCCAACGTCGCGTACCGGCGCAAGGTCTTTGAGAGGATCGGCCTGTTTGATCCTGAACTCGGCGTGCGGCCGGGCCGTGTCGTCGGATCCGAGGAAACCGACATCTGCTACCGCGTCGAGCGCGCGGGCGGCGTGATCCTCTACGAGCCCCGGGCCACCGTGACCCACTCCGTGCCGGCGGCCAAGTGCGACAAGCGCTGGTTCCGCCGCCGCGCGTACCACGCGGGACGGACCGCGTGCCTCATCGAGCTGCGTCACGTAGGTCGCACGCGCCTCTTCTGCCGCAACGTCCAGCGACTCCTCTCTCGCGTGCCCGGCGCGTCGGCCACACCGCCCTCGGGCAAGCCCCCGTCGTGGGACGCCACGCTGTTCCTCGCGCGCTTCCGCCTCCTCTTCATGCTGGGCTACCTCGCCCAGTTCCTCAGGGGCCGTTGA